The window GCAGCGACAACGAGGCCACCCACTATGGGTTCGGGGATATTATATTGCCTAAAGACACGTACATGGCGATTGATGGAGTGGCCGATAAACAGCACGAAAATGGCAATTAAAAATGATTCTAGCTCGCCAATCGTATAGGTCGTGTGCATGAAAATTCCTTACAAACTGTCTTAGTGTGGGCATTTCAGTGAGCACAATGCCCATTGAGGAGTCACCCATCTTGTTATTAAGTACCTGCTAATGCTGGATGTTAAGCGCTTGATGTCGAGGACAGATCATTGTCAATCCGATAAAAATTTAAAGGATGAGTGAGCGCAAGTGTATCGTTTTATGGTTTACAGGCCAAGAACAGCAGATTAAATAGCCTGTTCTTGAGCATAAATAACTGTCTATTTATGAGGTGTTGCTGAGTCTATCTGTGGTCAAGGTTGAGGCGATTAATGCGTGCCTCCTATGACCGAATGGAGGCGAGTTTAGCAGAAAAGTGTCGCGCTGTCGCTAAATCACATTACAAATCATGATGTTATGATATTGTTTTTCTAGTGTTGCTAAAGTGGCGCTTGTGCTTACGTCAACATCTAGCAAGCCTTAGCACCGAAATTCGTGCGCATTAGCGCCCGAATATGTCGATGTTTAATGCAAGATTCCGCGGGATTGTTAGCAGCAGCGTGCTAGCCTATTTGGCTAACACGTCGGTTAAGGCATTGTCGAGGTCACTGAATTGAAACTGAAAACCGGCTTCGAGGGCGCGTTTAGGATAAACAAACTGTCCTTCGGTCAACAGCTCCGACATTTCACCCATAGCCAAGCGTAATGCAAGCGGCGGGGTCGTGATAAGGGCGGGGCGATTGAGTGCTTTTCCAAGTGCTTTGGTAAACACAGCGTTACTGACTGGGTTGGGGGCCGTGGCGTTGAATACGCCTTTGCAATGTTCTTGGCTGAGTAAAAAGTCGATAAGGGAGATGAGATCTTGCACATGGATCCAACTCATGCCTTGACGTCCATGACCAATTGGGCCACCGAGTCCGAGCTTAAAGGGTGGTAACATTTTCTCTAATGCGCCGCCTTTTCCTAACACAATCCCGATACGGATAATGCAGACGCGGGTTTGCTCAGTGTTTGCATTAAGCGCTTCTTGTTCCCATTTTCGGCAGATGTCATGGCTAAACTCAACATGGGCACCACTGGATTCATCGAGCAATTTATCATCATGTCGACCGTAATAACCCACTGCCGAACCACTCACCATGATCTTAGGCGGATTACTACTCTGCTGTATTAGCTGAGTTAATCTTGCCGTGATATCCCAACGGCTATCACAAATCCGCTGCTTCTGGTTTTTGCTCCAGCGCTTAGCGACGATCGGCTCGCCCGCAAGATTCACTACGGCGTCGATATGATTCAGGTCGCTCAGCGCATCGAGGCTCTCAAGGTAATGGTGCTGATTACCGAGTATTCTCTGCGTTTGTTGCACTGAGCGCGTTAATAACGTCAGTTGATGATGGGGCGCCAATCGTTCGACTAATTGGCGGCCAATAAAGCCGCTTGCGCCAGTGATCAGTATATTCATGGAACCTCTCTTATCGGTTGAGCTCTGAGGATATATACCGAAATACGGTGTGCAACGATCACTTAGTCTGGGTATTTCTAGCGAGATTATTTCTGATAACACAACTCCATAGAAACTGAATCAGCAAAGCGCAGGGCATGGGGTTTGTCGATTTCGACACTGGCAAATTCAACCCAAGGATGCTCACTGGCGATGGCCAGCGTTTGGCTGGTAAGATTTTCGAGTAATGAGAAACGGTTATTCTCAATCAGCTCAATGATCTTTTTGGTGATAGTGCGGTAATTGAGTGCATCCTCAACATTATCACTGTTACGGGCACGCTCGGCACAATAATGGATCACGACATTGATGATCACGTCTTGGCGATTTTGAATTTCATCTTCTTTAATGCCGATAAAAGTACGAAGTCTTAAGTTTTTAATGCGTATAATCGCGGTTTCTGGTTTCATAATGGCAAATGGCTATCTTAAGCTAAGGTTTCTGAGGTTAAGTGTGTTCTCGGGTTAGCCTAACAATTTTATCTAAGATCAAGAAGGATTTTTAATAAATGACGCGACCTAATGCGCCCTCTGCTGCTTACCGTGGCTTTGCGGTTATGGCCTTTGTAGTGATTATTTTGGCAGGGATTAAGGCGGCGAGCCCGATTGTGGTGCCGTTTGTGCTATCCAGTTTTCTGGCGGTGATTTGTAATCCCGCGATTGGTTTAATGACCAAATTCCGTGTGCCTAAATGGCTGGCGGTGATCCTCTTGATGGGATTTATTGTGTTGATGGGCCTCTGGTTAGCCTCGGTTGTCGGTAGTTCAGTCAATGAGTTCTCCAAGCAATTACCCCAATATCGGGTGCAGTTAGTCGAGCAATTTGCTTGGATATTAAATAAGTTAAATTCCTTCAATATTCAGATTTCGAAGGATCAAGTGTTAGCGTATTTTGACCCTGGCATGGCCTTGTCTATGACGACGAATATGCTGTCGGGTGTTGGCAATGTGATGGCGAATTTATTTCTGATCATCTTAACCATCGTCTTTATGCTGTTTGAAGCCCAATCGTTGCCAAAAAAATTGCATCTGGCGCTGGACGATCCCGATATGCGCCTCAAGCAGATTGACCGCTTTTTGCAATCGGTTAATCAGTACATGGTGATCAAGACGCTAGTGAGTTTAGCGACCGGGGTTATCGTCGGTGTCGGTTTAACCATTATTGGTGTGGATTACGCCATGCTATGGGCGGTGATCGCCTTCCTATTTAATTACATTCCCAATATCGGTTCTATCATCGCCGCCATTCCTGCGGTGTTATTAGCCTTCATTCAGCTTGGCCCTGCGGCAGCGGGCGGTACTGCACTTTTATATGTCGGTGCCAACATGGTGATGGGCAATATGATTGAACCTAAATTTATGGGCCGCGGCTTAGGCTTATCGACCTTAGTGGTGTTTTTATCGTTAATTTTTTGGGGCTGGTTGCTAGGTTCTGTCGGCATGTTGCTGTCGGTGCCGCTGACTATGGTGGTTAAAATTGCCCTCGAATCGAGTAAAAGTGGTAACTGGTTAGCAATTTTATTATCGGACGATGTTGAAGATAAGTTCGTGGCCAGCAACACGGAAAACTCAAGTTCCGATGGCGATGACGCCGATATAAGTACAACAGAGAGTAAGTAATAGAAGATGCAAAGTTTTATACAAGCGCTAGCGACAATTGAATTAGGTGATGATGCAGTGCGGTTATTTCACGGCCGCGGAGGACACTACGCGGGTTGTGAACACCTATGTTTAGATTGGTTTGCGCCAGTGCTATTGCTGACCAGTTTCACTCCCTTAGCCGATGACGATTTAGCCACATGCCAGCAGGCCATTGCGGCGCGTTGGCAGGCCATTCGTCCTGATAGCCAACTGAATTTAGTCTACCAATACCGCAGTGCGGGCGAGACCTTTACTCAAGTGCTGCAAGGCGAAGTGCCTGAGCCGCATATTGTTAGTGAAAATGGCGCACGCTTTCAGGTGCATTTAATGCGCGGACAAAACCACGGTTTATTCCTCGATATGGCTAACGGCCGCGAGTGGGTGAGAGCAAATGCCCGCTATAAAAAAGTGCTTAATTTGTTTGCCTATACCTGTGGTTTCTCGGTCGCGGCATTGCAAGGCGGCGCCGATGAAGTGGTCAATATGGACATGAGCAAAGGCGCATTAGGCATAGGCAAACAGAATCATTTGCTGAATGGCTTTAGTGCGGGAGCACGTTTTTTAGGCCATGATATTTTTAAATCTTGGGGCAAACTGAAAAAGCTCGGTCCCTACGACATTATTGTGGCCGATCCACCGAGCAATCAAAAGGGCAGTTTTGTCGCGACTAAGGATTATGTACGTTTAATCAGGCGCTTACCTGAGTTACTTGCCGATAATGGTGAAGTGTTACTCTGCCTCAATGCACCCGAGCTCGATACCACTTTCCTACGCCAGCAGGTCGCAGATGCGGCGCCAGCACTCGAATACATAGAGCGCTTAGCCAATCCGCCAGCATTTATGGATGTGTCTGAAGAGAAGTCGCTTAAGGTGCTGCGTTACCGTTTATCGGCTCAAACCTAGTCTTGATTTAGCTTAATAGGCCAGTTTTAACTGGCCTTTTTTGTCGGTTTTTAATGAAGCTAAATGGAAAATTTAATTGCTGATTTTAAAAGTGCAACAAATATGGATATGTAAACTCAAGGCAAGCTTGCAAATCCAATTCGGCGCAATGTATAGAGGTCTGGGCGCTCTTGAGGGGCTAACATACCTTGAACCATGCCCATATCGGCAAGTGCTTTGGCTTTTTGGTTAGATTAGGTTAAGTGTTTAGCTTTCTACGCGGTCACTTGTTTATGAGCAAAATGTTACTGAGCAAATGGCTACTCAGAACATTATCACTCAGTCATATAATCGCCCAATCATTAGCTTAAACGCTCCGTCAGTAGCTTAATCGTTCAGAGAGCTGCGATTGTCCAAAGGTTTCAATCACTTTACAGACTTGATGTTGGTCTAAGTGTTTGAGGGCGGAAATTTCATCATAAAGCCTGTCCTGAACATCTAATGGCATATTCATGTGTTCCATAAACATGCGGATCCCTAATACATCGCCGTGGCTAAATAATGTCGTTAGTGTGGTGGCTTCAAGCTCAATAAGTGCGTTCATATCTTACCTCCTACTCGCGTCATTACTTAATTGATAGCAGCTAGCGTCGCACTTCCCTAGATTCATTGTTTGTAAGCGATTTCTGTTAATAGCGTTTGTGCATATAGGGCAGCATTAAATGGCGTCATGGGCGGCTAAATATCATCTGTAAAGATGAAAGGGTTTCAGTTTTCTGGACAGATTTTGAGCTTTATAAGTGATAACACGCCTTAAATGTCATTGAAGAAGAAACAAAACTGAAAGTTTTCTGTAATTATAGTTTTGACTTTGTTATACTCCTGCCCACGAAATATATCCCTTTCCTCATAGGCAAAATGTCAGCATAGAATGACATGCCTCTGCGACCTTACCCAATCAAGCAGGAGTTGTTATGGAAGTTCATGAATACGAAAATGCTTATTATCAAGTGAAAGACGATGTACTGACGTCTTTACCTGCTGAAAGCGAAGAAGAAGTGATCCAGGCTTAATCGATAACGATTAGACTGACGGTACTTATGAGTCGGACGTAACAAAACAAGCACATTGAAATAGCAACCTTAGGGTTGCTATTTTTTTGGCTGAAATCGGCGCTAGAATTGAGCGCATGAGAAGACATGCGCAATAAAAGTGGCGAGCGGGAAGGGAGATTAGCCGTTTACTTTGCGCTTTTCTGGCATCAGCTCGACGATAGTCCACTTACTGCCAATCTTGTGAAGACGTATGGTTCTGTCATCAATCCACGGCTGACCGCCTTTAAGGCCTTTCATTTTGATCACGACAATGACGTCTTTGGTAAATTTACGGAAAAAGTCGATATCGATATCATCAATTTCCATTTCAACATTGGTCATCGACAGGCCGAGCATATTGCGCTGCACCGCGGCGGCAATATAGTAATGGGTGAGCACTTGTTTAATTGGTTCATCGACAAATTGCTTGGCTTGTTCAACATCTCGATCGACATAAATCGCTTTAAAAAAGCCTAAGCTCACTTCTTCGGGCGATAACTGGCGTTGATTTTCCGTCGAGGGATCGCCACAACCAAAGAGGAACAGCAGGGAGATAAAAAATAGAGTTCGCATAAGTTTTAGTTATTGGAATTTGTTCTGAGTATCGCGATTTTAGCCCTAATGCACAAGTTCTGTCGTTATTTGCGATCTATTGGGAAATGCGTTGACTCAAGCCTATTGAGTGTGGCATATAGTTAGGAGGCATATAAAAAGGTTATCCACAGAAACTGTGGAAAACTATGTTGAAGACTTCAGTGATACTTTGTAAGTCACTGATATTGTCTTGCTTTATTTGCTGGTTAAAAAGTGACGCTTTTCAGTTTTCCGCCATGTTCCACTTTCACTTGTGGATATTTTTCGCCGTTCACTCACCTTATTCACACCGCTTAATTCGTTTTTCCTCGTATTTAGTCTGCTTATTTTGCCATATTGGCTTTGCTATTGAGCCATTATCGCAGCGCTATAGCCTTGCTTAAGCTAAATTTGAGCATAAAAAAAGCACCGGTAAGTACCAGTGCTTTGTTGTGCGTAACGCTATGCAGATTTCGCTGTGTTAGCCTTTAGCTGCGTCGTTTTGTGCTGCTTGAATTGCCGTTAGGGCGATAGTGTAGACGATATCATCGACTAACGCGCCGCGAGATAAGTCGTTCACAGGTTTGCGCATACCTTGCAGCATAGGACCGATACTGATCAGGTCCGCGCTTCGCTGTACAGCCTTGTAAGTCGTGTTGCCTGTATTGAGGTCTGGGAACACGAAAACGGTGGCTTGGCCAGCGACAGGACTATCAGGTGCCTTAGAGCGAGCAACATTTGGCATAACCGCCGCATCGTATTGTAATGGACCATCAATAATCAGATCTGGGCGTTTTTCTTTGGCGATACGGGTCGCTTCACGCACTTTATCCACATCTGAACCTGTGCCTGAGTTACCGGTTGAGTAGCTGATCATTGCCACTCTTGGCTCAATACCGAAGGCTTTTGCTGATTCCGCTGATTGGATGGCGATATCGGCTAATTGCTCCGCATTTGGATCTGGGTTAATTGCGCAGTCACCGTAAACAAGCACTTGATCTGGCATCAACATAAAGAAGATGGACGAAACAAGGCTTGAGCCCGGTGCCGTTTTGATCAATTGCAGTGGTGGGCGGATGGTATTAGCTGTGGTGTTAACCGCGCCAGATACAATACCGTCAACTTCGTTTTGCGCCAGCATCATAGTGCCAAGCACCATGTTGTCTTCTAACTGTTCACGGGCAACGACTTCCGTTAAGCCTTTGCTGCGACGCAGTTCCAACATAGGTTCTACGTAACGGTCGCGCACCTCTTCTGGATCGATAATGATCACGCCTTCGCCAAGCACCACATCTTGCTGTGCGGCGATACGCAGGATTTCATCTTTTTTACCTAAAAGCACACAGCGAGCGATACCGCGTTCGGCACAAATGGCCGCCGCTTTAATGGTACGTGGCTCATCACCTTCTGGCAGCACCACAGTCTTGTGGGCGGCGCGCGCCAATTCCGTGAGTTTGTAACGGAAAGCGGGTGGTGACAGGCGATGCTCACGGGGCGAGTTTTTAGTTACGCTTTCAATCCAAGTTTGGTCGATGTGGCTGGCCACATAATCCTGCACCAGATCAATACGAACCGCGTCATCGACAGGTACTTCATGGTCGAAACGTTGAATGTTGAGCGAGGTTTGCCAAGTGTTGCTGTCGATTAAGAACACAGGTAAACCGGTTTCAAAGGCCTGTTCACACAGCTTAAGAATTTCTGGCTCTGGCTCGTAGCTACCCGTCAACAGTAGGGCACCAATTTTCACGCCGTTCATGGCCGCAAGACAGGCTGAAACGATGACATCTGAGCGATCGCCTGAGGTCACAAGTAGTGAATCAGTCTTAATATGGGTCACCATATTAGGGATACTGCGGGCACAGAACGTCACTTTACGCAGACGACGAGTATGCATTTCGCCGGCATTAAGAATGCGTGCGCTTAAATGCTTCGCCAGATCCGAGGCACGTGGCGCGACAAGATCGAGGTTGTATGGCACGCTGCCTAAAATACGCAGTGGGCTCTTACCCGGCAGTTGGAACATGCTGGCCGCATCTGAGCGTTGAACACCTTGGTGATCAAAGACTTCAGAGAGATCAGGGCGCGCGCGACCTTCGTCGTCAACGGGGGCACCAATCTTGTTGATCACAGCGCCAATCAGGCGTTTGTTCTTTTTTCCGCCCCAAGAGTTGTAGGCGATTTCAAGGCGATTCATCAACCCAGTTGAAGTATCGCTACCCGGCGTGGCAATAAAAATCACGTCTGCATCCATGGCTTTAGCGATGGCATAGTTCACATCGTCGGCAAAGGGATGGTTACGGGTTGGCACTAAACCTTCAACAATTAAGGTCTCAGTGTTGCTGGCGCAATCGGACGCACGGGCAATGATTTGCTCCATTAATACGTCGGTTTGGTCAGCACGAATTAAGGCTTCGGCATGGGCCATGTCGAAGGGCTCTAACGGATTTACCGTCGGCGATTTACTCAGAATAGTGGTTGAGCGTTCTGGGCCGTTATCATTAGGTCTAAGTTGGGAAATCGGCTTAAAGAACTGAACTTTAACTCCGTGGCGCTCCAGTGCGCGAACCATCCCAAGGCTTAAGGAGGTCAGGCCGACTCCGGTACCTATGGGGATTAACATAATATTACGAGACATAAAAACCTCTAGTTTCGATGGTTTTTGGCAGAAGAGTTTCTGCAAATTTGCTTGTGAGTATGGCTATGTAAAGCGTAAAGCCGTTTGGGTGAGCAAACGGCTTAGGTCATTTTTTATTTGTTGATCAGTTTAATTGAATCTTCGGCGATTACCCATTCTTCGTTCGTTGGGAGCACCATGGCAATCGTGCCTTTATCTTGAGTGATGATGCCTTTCTTACCGAAACGCGCCGCTTTGTTGCGTTCGCTATCGACATGGAAATTGAAGATTTCCAGCATGTTGAGCACTTTTTCACGGATTAAGTCTGAGTTTTCACCAATGCCGCCGGTGAAGACGACTGCATCTAAACGGCCCAGTGGCACAGTGTAAGAGGCGATGTATTTGGCTAAACGGTAGCAGAAGATTTCTAAGGCTAAGGTCGCGCCTTTATGACCGTCGGCGTAACCTTCTTCGATGCCGCGGCAATCGTTAGTCAGCTCGGAAATCCCCAGCAGACCACTTTGCTTGTTCATCAGGTTATTCACTTCTTCTAAGGTGTAACCCAGTTGATGAACTAAGTGATAGATGATTGAAGGGTCAATATCGCCACAACGTGTGCCCATGACCAAACCTTCTAATGGGGTTAAACCCATAGAAGTGTCGACACTTTTGCCGCCTTTGATGGCAGTCACTGACGCGCCGTTGCCTAGGTGAGCACAGATAACGTTAGTTTCTTCAATGGGCTTGTTGAGCATTTTTGCTGCTTCACGGCTAACGAATAAATGACTCGTGCCATGCATGCCATAACGGCGGATACCGTGTTCACGGTATAACTTGTAAGGCAGGGCGTAGACATAAGCTCTGTCTGGCATACTTTGGTGGAATGCGGTATCAAATACAGCAACCTGTGGCAATTTAGGGAAAGAGGCAATGGCTGCGCGGATGCCGATAAGGTGAGCAGGATTGTGCAGGGGGGCTAGTGAAGCACAATCTTCGATACCTTTGATCACGCTTTCGTCGATGATCACAGAGCGAGTGAACTTTTCACCGCCGTGAACGATACGGTGGCCAACAGCTTGAATTTTCGCTGCTAATTCAGGTTGTTCCGCAAGGATTTTATTAACAATGTATTCAACTGCTTCACGGTGAGCCGTAAATGCGCCTAAGGCCGCTTCATGTTTTTCGCCGTTGATTTTCCATTTAATGCGCGAGTCTTCTAAACCAAAACATTCGGCTAAGCCAGAAATTTGATCGTCACCTGTTTGCGCGTCAATGACGGCAAATTTGAGAGAAGAGCTACCGCAATTGAGAACTAAAACCAGATTATTTGACATGTGTAAACCCTTTGCCATTGTGTTTAATATAACGATTCAAAAAAATTAGGATCTGCGGTGTTTTTACCATAACAGTCTTGGGGCGATTCGCCAGATTGTGCTATGGTAAAAGCAGTATTCCATTGTAGTTGGTGTCTAAAATTGAGCATTAAGATCCTCAAAACCTTAGGTGATGGTCATCAATATATGAAGACTTGGCCTATGGTTAGACAACTGGGTTTTTATTTCCCTGAGTATCGGGTCGTCCGAGCTACTCAGCTTGCCATACTGGTGATGCCAGTGTTGGCGTTTTTTGTGAGTATGAGCCAGCTGTATATTCACGGTTGGGCATTTCTACCCCAAGCTGTCACTCTCGGTTTATTTTTCATCAGCTTACCGTTACAGGGGCTGCTGTGGTTAGGTTGGCGAGCGCGCCATCCATTACCATTAACGCTGTTCGACTGGAGTAACCAGTTGAGTGCGAAGTTGTCGTCCATGGGTATCAATTGCCAAACTTTAGGCGCTAAAGCCTGTTATCTCGATATGGCCCTGATTTTAAAAATAGCCTTTGAGCGTTTAGATGCCAGTTATTGGGAAGAACTTTAGGCCGTTGCCGCTGTTTTGGCTTTTCTATTACTGTGGATTAATAAATCGCGTTAATCCCTTGCCCAACAAATACGGCTTTGATCTTTTCCATGGTTTCTCGGCTCGGTGGTGATATGCCATCGAGTTGATAGCTTTCGCCCATGGCTTCCCACTTGTGTTTACCTAATTCGTGATAGGGTAGTAATTCTACCTTTTCAATGTTTTTCATGGGCTTGATAAACTCGGCCAGTTGTAATGCCGATGCTTCATCGTCGGTAAATCCGCCCACCACCACATACCGTATCCAAGTTGCTTGATTACGCTCTGCCAAATACTGCGCAAATTGCAATGTTCTATGGTTGCTGACTTTGGTTAACTCAATATGTTTTTCATCATCCATGTGTTTGATGTCGAGCAGGACCAAGTCAGTGTGGTCGAGTAACTCATCAATCACTGGCGTGTACTTACGTACAAAACCATTGGTATCTAAACAGGTATGAATACCTTCTTGCTGACAGGCTGTGAATAATTCGGCGACGAATTCTGCCTGTAAAATGGCTTCACCACCACTGGCCGTAACACCACCATTGCTGGCATCGAGAAAAGGCCGATAGCTGATGATTTGACTCATTAACTCATCGACCAGAACTTCTTTTCCGCCATCAAGATCCCAAGTGTCACGGTTGTGGCAATACTGGCAGCGCATTAAACAGCCTTGCATAAAGGTGATAAATCGTATGCCTGGACCATCGACTGTGCCAAAGGATTCCACTGAGTGGATCCGACCGATAACTGCCATTGTGACTCCTGTTAAAATAAGTGAGGCTGTAGCACAGTGTACTACAGCCTTGACTAATTTAGCTTACAGACCTTTGGTGAATGTACGCGTGATCACATCTTGTTGCTGCTCTGGTGTCAGTGAATTGAAGCGCACTGCGTAGCCAGAAACACGGATGGTCAGCTGTGGATACTTTTCTGGATGCTTAACGGCATCTTCGAGCATCTCGCGGTTCATCACGTTGACGTTCAAGTGTTGGCCACCTTCTTTTTTGTCATTGTGGTCGAAGTATCCGTCCATCAATGCCGCTAAGTTGGTACGGCGAGCATCATCATCTTTACCCAGTGCATTTGGCACGATTGAGAAGGTATAAGAGATACCATCTTGAGCGTGGGCAAATGGGAGTTTTGCCACTGAGGTTAAAGAAGCGATTGCGCCTTTTTCATCACGGCCATGCATAGGGTTTGCACCCGGTGCAAATGGCGCACCTGAACGACGACCATCTGGTGTGTTACCGGTTTTCTTACCATAAACCACGTTTGAGGTGATGGTCAGAATTGACTGAGTTGGGATCGCATTGCGATACATTTTACGGTCGCGAATTTTCGCCATAAAACGTTCAACTAAATCACAGGCGATATCATCAACACGTGGGTCGTTGTTACCAAATTTTGGATAGTCACCGCTAATTTCGAAATCAACTGCAATGCCGTTTTCATCACGAACAGGTTTTACTGTGGCGAATTTAATGGCAGACAGTGAGTCGGCTGCGATAGACAGACCCGCAATACCACAAGCCATAGTGCGACGTACGTCTCTATCGTGCAGTGCCATTAGCGCGGCTTCGTAAGAGTACTTGTCGTGCATGAAGTGGATTGAGTTCAGTGCTGTGACATATTGAGTCGCTAACCAATCCATTAAACCGTCTAAGCGATTCATCACGTCGTCGTAGTTTAATACGGCGTCAGTGATAGGGTCGGCTTTAGGGGCAACTTGGATTTTCAGTTTTTCGTCAACGCCGCCGTTAATCGCATACAACATAGTTTTAGCTAAGTTGGCGCGGGCACCGAAGAACTGCATGTGTTTACCCACAACCATTGGGCTTACACAACAGGCAATAGCATAGTCGTCTGATTGGAAATCTGGACGCATTAGGTCATCGTTTTCATATTGGATTGAGCTAGTGTCGATAGACACTTTGGCGCAATATTTTTTGAAGCCGATGGGCAGTTTATCTGACCACAATACTGTGATGTTTGGCTCTGGACTTGGACCCATAGTGTAAAGGGTATTCAAGAAACGGAAGCTTGATTTAGTCACTAACGTACGGCCATCTAAGCCCATACCGCCAATTGACTCAGTCGCCCAAATTGGGTCGCCAGAGAACAATTCATCGTATTCTGGAGTACGTAGGAAACGTACCATACGCAGTTTCATCACGAAATGGTCAATCATTTCCTGAGCTTGTTGCTCAGTTAAGGTGCCATTTTTCAGATCGCGTTCAATATAGATGTCGAGGAATGAAGAGGTACGGCCTAATGACATCGCCGCGCCGTTTTGGCTTTTCACTGCGGCTAAGTAACCGAAGTAAGTCCATTGAATAGCTTCTTGTGCAGTGGTTGCTGGGCGAGAAATATCGCAGCCATATTTGGCAGCCATTTTCTTCATTTGACCTAGTGCACGGTGTTGCTCAGCGATTTCTTCACGTAATTGGATAACATTTGATAATTCTTCACCCGCTTCGAACTGCGCTTGCAGTGAAGTGAATTGGGCAAACTTATCTTTCATCAGGTAATCGATACCGTAAAGTGCAACACGGCGATAGTCACCAATGATACGGCCACGGCCATAAGCATCAGGTAAACCGGTTAAAATACCTGATTTACGGCAAGCCATAATTTCTGGGGTGTAAACATCGAATACACCTTGGTTATGGGTTTTACGCAGTTCTGAATAGATGTATTTAACGTCTTCATCTAGCACGCGGTCGTAGGCAGCGCATGAGCTTTCCACCATACGAATACCACCGTTAGGCAACATAGCGCGTTTTAGCGGCGCATCTGTTTGTAAGCCAACGATAGTTTCTAATTCTTTGTTGATGTAGCCAGCGTCGTGGGAAGTGATGGTAGAAACCATCTTAGTATCGAAATCAACAGGCGCGTGGGTACGGTTTTCCTGTTTGATGCCTTCCATGACTTTATCCCACAGGGTTGTGGTCGCTTCGGTGGCACCGGCAAGGA of the Shewanella baltica genome contains:
- a CDS encoding TIGR01777 family oxidoreductase, whose protein sequence is MNILITGASGFIGRQLVERLAPHHQLTLLTRSVQQTQRILGNQHHYLESLDALSDLNHIDAVVNLAGEPIVAKRWSKNQKQRICDSRWDITARLTQLIQQSSNPPKIMVSGSAVGYYGRHDDKLLDESSGAHVEFSHDICRKWEQEALNANTEQTRVCIIRIGIVLGKGGALEKMLPPFKLGLGGPIGHGRQGMSWIHVQDLISLIDFLLSQEHCKGVFNATAPNPVSNAVFTKALGKALNRPALITTPPLALRLAMGEMSELLTEGQFVYPKRALEAGFQFQFSDLDNALTDVLAK
- the folX gene encoding dihydroneopterin triphosphate 2'-epimerase, encoding MKPETAIIRIKNLRLRTFIGIKEDEIQNRQDVIINVVIHYCAERARNSDNVEDALNYRTITKKIIELIENNRFSLLENLTSQTLAIASEHPWVEFASVEIDKPHALRFADSVSMELCYQK
- a CDS encoding AI-2E family transporter, with protein sequence MTRPNAPSAAYRGFAVMAFVVIILAGIKAASPIVVPFVLSSFLAVICNPAIGLMTKFRVPKWLAVILLMGFIVLMGLWLASVVGSSVNEFSKQLPQYRVQLVEQFAWILNKLNSFNIQISKDQVLAYFDPGMALSMTTNMLSGVGNVMANLFLIILTIVFMLFEAQSLPKKLHLALDDPDMRLKQIDRFLQSVNQYMVIKTLVSLATGVIVGVGLTIIGVDYAMLWAVIAFLFNYIPNIGSIIAAIPAVLLAFIQLGPAAAGGTALLYVGANMVMGNMIEPKFMGRGLGLSTLVVFLSLIFWGWLLGSVGMLLSVPLTMVVKIALESSKSGNWLAILLSDDVEDKFVASNTENSSSDGDDADISTTESK
- a CDS encoding class I SAM-dependent methyltransferase, translated to MQSFIQALATIELGDDAVRLFHGRGGHYAGCEHLCLDWFAPVLLLTSFTPLADDDLATCQQAIAARWQAIRPDSQLNLVYQYRSAGETFTQVLQGEVPEPHIVSENGARFQVHLMRGQNHGLFLDMANGREWVRANARYKKVLNLFAYTCGFSVAALQGGADEVVNMDMSKGALGIGKQNHLLNGFSAGARFLGHDIFKSWGKLKKLGPYDIIVADPPSNQKGSFVATKDYVRLIRRLPELLADNGEVLLCLNAPELDTTFLRQQVADAAPALEYIERLANPPAFMDVSEEKSLKVLRYRLSAQT
- the pta gene encoding phosphate acetyltransferase, which gives rise to MSRNIMLIPIGTGVGLTSLSLGMVRALERHGVKVQFFKPISQLRPNDNGPERSTTILSKSPTVNPLEPFDMAHAEALIRADQTDVLMEQIIARASDCASNTETLIVEGLVPTRNHPFADDVNYAIAKAMDADVIFIATPGSDTSTGLMNRLEIAYNSWGGKKNKRLIGAVINKIGAPVDDEGRARPDLSEVFDHQGVQRSDAASMFQLPGKSPLRILGSVPYNLDLVAPRASDLAKHLSARILNAGEMHTRRLRKVTFCARSIPNMVTHIKTDSLLVTSGDRSDVIVSACLAAMNGVKIGALLLTGSYEPEPEILKLCEQAFETGLPVFLIDSNTWQTSLNIQRFDHEVPVDDAVRIDLVQDYVASHIDQTWIESVTKNSPREHRLSPPAFRYKLTELARAAHKTVVLPEGDEPRTIKAAAICAERGIARCVLLGKKDEILRIAAQQDVVLGEGVIIIDPEEVRDRYVEPMLELRRSKGLTEVVAREQLEDNMVLGTMMLAQNEVDGIVSGAVNTTANTIRPPLQLIKTAPGSSLVSSIFFMLMPDQVLVYGDCAINPDPNAEQLADIAIQSAESAKAFGIEPRVAMISYSTGNSGTGSDVDKVREATRIAKEKRPDLIIDGPLQYDAAVMPNVARSKAPDSPVAGQATVFVFPDLNTGNTTYKAVQRSADLISIGPMLQGMRKPVNDLSRGALVDDIVYTIALTAIQAAQNDAAKG
- the ackA gene encoding acetate kinase codes for the protein MSNNLVLVLNCGSSSLKFAVIDAQTGDDQISGLAECFGLEDSRIKWKINGEKHEAALGAFTAHREAVEYIVNKILAEQPELAAKIQAVGHRIVHGGEKFTRSVIIDESVIKGIEDCASLAPLHNPAHLIGIRAAIASFPKLPQVAVFDTAFHQSMPDRAYVYALPYKLYREHGIRRYGMHGTSHLFVSREAAKMLNKPIEETNVICAHLGNGASVTAIKGGKSVDTSMGLTPLEGLVMGTRCGDIDPSIIYHLVHQLGYTLEEVNNLMNKQSGLLGISELTNDCRGIEEGYADGHKGATLALEIFCYRLAKYIASYTVPLGRLDAVVFTGGIGENSDLIREKVLNMLEIFNFHVDSERNKAARFGKKGIITQDKGTIAMVLPTNEEWVIAEDSIKLINK
- the yfbV gene encoding terminus macrodomain insulation protein YfbV; its protein translation is MSIKILKTLGDGHQYMKTWPMVRQLGFYFPEYRVVRATQLAILVMPVLAFFVSMSQLYIHGWAFLPQAVTLGLFFISLPLQGLLWLGWRARHPLPLTLFDWSNQLSAKLSSMGINCQTLGAKACYLDMALILKIAFERLDASYWEEL